A portion of the Patescibacteria group bacterium genome contains these proteins:
- a CDS encoding FkbM family methyltransferase, with amino-acid sequence MLPTVLTKEVASHPLTFLLIGASGGLPEHWRPYDNLLNIIGFEPDPNSYRNLPQLDNQHYINIGLLDHRDSVTLYQTKNPAVSSIYKPNQDFLDRFAVADYFHLTGQSEVKVDTLDNLNQEGLVTSGDFLQLDTQGSELLILQGGNIFLQKYGFGVEVEIEFAPLYQKQPLFPQVDEYLQSLGFYLFDIRPQYFKRKIGLNYGNRKGQLLAGDALYLRNMTSYFHLLNNWPPDQQKLKIYYAVLICLHYGYLDYALELTNNSDGWLSDDEIGRLTNSIKAIRSTERILPDFPGRGRLSKYFQTIADWLRAPNSRGRLRGTLGNVKIDH; translated from the coding sequence ATGCTACCGACTGTCTTAACAAAGGAAGTGGCCAGTCATCCGCTGACATTTTTACTGATTGGCGCGAGCGGTGGATTACCAGAACATTGGCGGCCATACGATAATCTGCTGAACATCATTGGTTTTGAGCCAGATCCTAATTCTTATCGCAATCTACCACAGTTGGATAATCAACATTATATTAATATTGGTTTGTTGGATCACCGTGACTCGGTTACACTTTACCAAACTAAAAATCCAGCTGTTTCTTCAATTTATAAGCCAAACCAGGATTTTTTAGACCGGTTTGCGGTTGCCGACTACTTTCACTTAACAGGTCAATCGGAAGTAAAAGTCGACACACTGGACAATCTTAATCAGGAAGGTTTGGTAACGAGTGGTGACTTTTTGCAACTAGATACGCAAGGTTCTGAACTGCTCATTCTGCAGGGTGGAAATATATTTTTGCAGAAATATGGGTTTGGCGTGGAAGTTGAGATCGAGTTCGCGCCACTTTACCAGAAACAGCCGCTATTTCCCCAGGTTGACGAGTATTTGCAATCTCTTGGTTTCTATCTTTTTGATATAAGGCCGCAATACTTCAAGCGCAAGATCGGTTTAAACTATGGGAACCGGAAAGGACAATTATTAGCTGGGGATGCCTTATATCTTAGAAATATGACTAGCTACTTCCATCTATTAAATAACTGGCCGCCTGATCAGCAAAAACTGAAAATATATTATGCGGTACTGATTTGCCTACACTATGGGTATCTTGATTATGCCCTGGAGCTAACCAATAATTCTGATGGTTGGTTGTCCGACGATGAAATCGGCCGGCTGACAAATTCAATTAAAGCTATTCGTTCTACGGAAAGAATTCTGCCTGATTTCCCGGGACGCGGTCGCTTATCAAAATATTTTCAAACAATTGCAGACTGGCTGCGAGCACCAAACTCTCGTGGGCGTCTACGAGGTACTCTTGGCAATGTAAAAATAGATCATTGA